The genome window gtatgaaatgaCTATGGAATCATACTGGCTTTCAGTTTTGATTTGGCTTACTAAAATGCCATTATTTCTTACTAAATTTGTAACTTCACTTCAGGGAATGAAAGCACACCAATAAAACTGCATACCTTGAATTCAGAACCCAACCCAAAAAAAACTATGCAATtcaatattttactttatatccaTCCCTAAAAAACACTTACCTGTGCTAGGTAAGGAAGAGAGACAGCGCTTTGGCCCGTTCCTCTGCTGTTGGCAGCAAAATAGACCAGCCTGTCTGTAATGTTGCTTGGGCAGCTCCCTTATAGAGAGAGTGAGTAAAGAATattaaattaaaggaaaactGCTGATAcatattaaatttgaaaaaataaaagacctaCCACTGAAAGTCTATTAAAACACCCTTACCACAGAGATCATATCATTTATTTCACCATGCAACAACCTTGCTATTCAGATACTTTTACAAAAGTTTTAAATGCCTTACATCACACTCTTGCCATAGCATTATGATTTTATTACaagggctagagagagagagagaggagaggaggagagagacgaggaggaagagagagaggagagaagagagagagagagagaagaagattgCCTTTCCATATTTATTGCTTTGACAACAATATCCCTAACATTCATTTTGGTTCGAATAGGCTGGAACATGTAGTTATGATGCTCAGTTTGTCACTCACAATGGTCCCTCTCCAATACATGTATCATAACAGGGACATGTGAGGATAAATGAACTTTGTTTCCATTTTACAAAATATGGACAATGTCCCATTCTTGATATCGAATCCTTTCCAGACACTAtaaattcataaagaaatatttctttgtaaaggattaaaaaatttaaatcaaagtAGTCAAAGATTATTCATGTTCACTGAAGCAATGGCTGATTTGTTCTGTGAACAAATTTAAATCTTCCCTTTTACCTACTGAGGTAAACATACACACTGTGACACAACATACCTGAATTGTAGGCAAAACTCCAGAACTGCTTGCAAGATTGACAACTCGTTGCTTCAAGCTTCCTAGGAGAAAAGAACCCACCCGAAGTCCTATACTTTCCACATCTGTGTGATTCTGTACTGCTGAATGTAactggaaaaaatatatcaaaatggaaaaacattTAGATATGatgaactctttttttttttactataggcAATGATAACATTTACAGTACTACCATATAGTTCACTTAATTACAAAGGTATCAGTTACTAAAATGATAGAAGGTGAATTCATACATCATGAAAGTATACAGCTAATTACAGTCCACTAATTACTGCTGCATACCCTTCTACTGAAAAATGGGTAATTTCCAATATCTCAAgcgtaaaatattttcaaatttttcatacCTGCAATCTGAGCAAGTTCAACCCAGCAACAACCATGCACTCTTGCTCCTGTGATGGAATGCGATCGTCTGCAAGACCTTCTCCAACGCGAGCTAAAAGGTTCATTCAGCTTCACAAATGTTTCTTCGCCAAACTTCAACAACATAAGGCATTCGTTGGACACAGACCAGACATCTTGGTGCTCCATGCAAATgtctgaaaaaatattttgggaTCTTATAGCTCTCTTAAAAAAGAGTATTAAAAAACTTCCTAATGATAACAGTTTCAGATGATCTATTggtaacaaaaaacacaaaaccatatacaaaagttatttacatcaaaaatgttttttttcaaaatgctgtTTCAAAGTAACATACCTGTGATGGGCCACAAGCAATGCCAATAATACTTTTGCCTTGAAGAGCAGAGAGAAGGGATGGTTCTGGCACAGCTGCGTGAGGGGAGTCTCCCAACTGAGCTTGATCATTACGGCCCCAAACATACACTTCTCCATCCTCTGTTAATATGACCACATGCATGCAGCCAACACCTACTTCCACTACCTTTTTACCTGCATATGCACACAATAAAACGAATAAGAGGATTAAACATTATCAGAAAGAAAAACACATTAAAATACGACTATACTAAGAGACAATGTATACAAAGTCCTGACAAAATTAATTTAGGTTTAAGTCCAATTAATATTTTCTGACCAATGGTAACTGGGAACCTGCTTCATCAGAAAAAAAGTTTGATTACAAACTTTCCTCAAAACCTGGAATGAAAAATCTCTACACTCACTAACCACTTCAATGAAATATAGGAcacttaaaacaaaaatgaagaggATGATCTCCAGAGGTTATGGGTGaagtttagattaaaaaaaaaaaaaaaaaaaaaaaaaaaaaaaaaaaaaaaaaaaaaaaaaaacaacaacaacaacaacaacgcccaGAACATTTTTCCAAACTTCTTGCTTCATATTACTTATCGAAACAGCCTATCAAGTTTTTCTCTGCATTTTTGGAGACGGGCATTAATACATTTTATGAATATACCTCACCTGCTAAAGTTTTGACCTGTCTTGGGTACCGAACATGTTCTTCACAATTGTGCCCTAATCGGTGGTTGTCTCCCTTACCCCAGGTGAACAGAGCGCCAGATTTGCTAAGAGCTAAAGAAAACTGAGCCCCACAAAAGACTCTACATATTTCTTGGCCCTGTAATTGAAAAACAATTCAGTATATTTAAAAGTTCATCTTAAGTCCCCTCAAAATGCTTTATTAAATAttactatctaaatatatatataaacgacacAAATATGCCACATCCAATTATCAGGTACAAcacttcaatatatattataataaaaaataatgcaatgcaaTCTCAAAAGTTTCATAATGGCAATCTGCTAAGCAAGATTAAACTAATGACTATTGTTTTTCTGAGATCATCTAATCCCTATGACTGCTTTGCTTGACAATTCTACCGAAGGATCTTACCTGAAGCTTATCAATTAATTTTGGTACTTTGGAGCCATCTGAACCCCCTCGACCTAGTTTTCCATAGTCACCGTCACCCCATGAATACACAGATCCAGAATCTGTCACAGCCAAAGTTTGTGCATCACCACTTCCACAGGCAACATCAAGGACACGTTCACCTGAAAATAATGAGTTAAGCGCAGGTTCTGAGAATGATGCTTATCAAAAAGTATAATGCTAACTACCCTATTTAAATTGGTCAAGGGGTATGCATGCCATTATGGTGGTTTCTTTACAGTTGCTACAGACAGCAAGTcattaatatgaaatgaaaacttgTATAAAAAATTCGCACTCAATTCCAAGACATTGCCTCATTAGCTTTTCATCCACACTGAAGAGATACCAATTTAGAATTCTCCTTGAATTCTCAACCTGTTTTATTATATCAAATAGTAAGTAATACAGAACTGTGCTTTTGATGCAAATTACCTTTCAGAGCTGACACTAGTGTTGGAGTGCTGTGGTCATCTGAGGAGCCATGCCCAAGTCTCCCATAATTCCCTCTTCCCCAAGTATACAGTTCACCCTGGGTTGTTATAGCTGCACTGTAAGTTGAACCACATGCAATGCTTGCAACTGTTTTTCCTTGTAGTTCTTGAATTAACGTGGGCTCCTCTCGAGAGCTACTGTCTCCATGACCTAGACGTCCACCGTCACCGTTACCCCAGGAATATACCTATATGGATAAAACCCCAACTATAACTAACTGAAAACTTAAATACACAATGTATACATATCTAACCTCCTTAAAAAGACCAGCTGCTTACAATATTACTTCTATCATTTGGAATACTTCCAATTTTCAAGTGACCTTCTATGAGGCTCAAGCACATAAGTACTACTGATAAGTAGCTTTTGGCAGAACAGTGAATAAGCAAAAGAAATCTTAATCCAGCAACAACAATTTTAGTAAGGGCATAAATTATCCCCTTTTTCTCAAATACGTACTTACAAGACAAATATGTAGTTAAACTGACAGACCACTTACAAATCAtttcttaaaatcattaaaaaatatctcACAAAATCACtcaaattttttcttaaaaaacaatttaaaactaTGTATTTCTTAAagcaataatatatttcttaaaataatgTTACCAAAATTTCTTATAATCATCCAAATGCAGTTTTCTAAAATACTTAAAACAACTTTGACAGTTTCTTCTTTTAGCAACATGAAATGTCTAAtggaagaaaatttaaaagacCTGAAAACTTACCTGGCCATTAGCTGTGAGAGCCAAATAATGCTTCCCCTCAGGATGAGTGGCAATTTTAACAATTTCTTCTTCAGGCTGGCCAAGAACAGGCTGTGGACACTGGGTCTCTGAATTATAATACAAGCTGTACAGAGAACCCTTCTGAGTAAGGATGAGCAAACATCGCTCAGCGCAAGCGATGGATTTTATTCCCAGTTCTGCCAGGGAGTCACAGTAATTGAGAGGTCTAGATGGACTAGAAGCTGCCGACCAAGCCAGCCATCCCCATGATAATACCTTCGGAAAGGAAAATGCAAATCATGGGGGGGAAATAGAGGGACCCACTTTTCACATGAAATAAAACAATCTATAGTTTTGCaacctttatataaaaaaattaaactgataAACCACTTAAGTGAGCAGAATGCCTAAAATAAGTTAAAGAAAAATGAGTCAACAAATCATTATTGAATTTTCCAATAATCTCCACTTTCTAGATTCTGCTAAATTGTGCAATGACCAATGTGTGATTTCAACCAAACTGTGTTGTGCTAAGTTCCTTCCCTATACTGACCTTGAAAATATGCCCAAGAGTGGGTATATCTCAGTGGTTCATGCAGAATGTTATTTAGTGATGTTtatgaagaaaaagatgggaaagcTCTGCTATAAGTATCCCacgttttcattatttattttgtacaatcCTCCTGATTTCCCAGTATACAATGACACGGTTATTTAAGAAGAATAACCTGATTGGACAAAATATTTACTAAACTAATAAAGAGGATTTGAAAATgtttaatgcaaaaataaaactactgttcaatcaACACTACCTTTATCATATGACTATGATCTTATATATTCTGTACATGTACACAATACTGTATGTTGTATACATACTTCAATATACAGGGTAGAATTTTAATACTGTTCTATAACTTTTATTCTTCTCTTGGTTTGTCTTTTAGAAGAATAGACTTGATTGTGGTAAATATTTAAACTATAATTTCAAtcatatgacaataatttacTGTCTTACCTAGCAAAAACatttaaatcataaaataaaaaataaaaattctttagaaCATTTACAGATGACTTTGAAAGGGAAGGGATTTATAGTGTATTGTGTCTATCAACAACTACACAAATTAGGACATGTCTCTCAGAAAGAGAGGTTcaaaattttaagaataaaaaactgGGTCCCTGTGTGATGATACCATCAACTCACCTCCTGCCCTTGAGTAGGTCGACCATGAGGAGAATGGAGTGGTGGCGTATGAGGGGCTGCTAAACGATCGAGGTGACAGAGTAAAATCACAGCTGCTTGTTCTAAATCTACGCTTATATCTTCATCCTCTGGGAGTTCTAAATATCGAAGCAAGCACTCGGTTGGATTGACCTGAAATGGTGTCATTCATATCATATAATTTCttcacaaaacaaagaaaaggaattttattaaGAACAGCTTATCTTTTAGTAGCAATTTCAATTCATGAACTTCACAGCTTGAAGAACTGATACATATTAGCTTAACTTGCCAAGTACTGAAATGCTATTACAAAATACTTCTGACCACATAAGTCCCTCATAATCACATAATAATGCTTATTCACTGGCCTACAAAGAGCACATGTTCAACACATAGGAATACTGGAACATTCTTTATGCTGACTTTAAATCTAAAAAGCATATAAATTCAGAAAAAGCATACATTCTACATAAATCTTATTATTAATCTTCAATAATACTTGGCAGTTATctcaaaaatatacataattatctaAAGTGTTTTAATCCTAACCAGTGATACTGAAATTCTTCTACAGTGGCCAACCtgcaaaatgaaaagaagagtGACAGCGAAAATACTGCCATGGAATGCTGCGATCCACTGACATAAATTCAGATTTCAACTgctacttattttcatatttattttatttgcatatgCATCTCTGGATGGACCCTCTCTCAACTACAGTTTTATTTATTCCCTAAAGGATGTTCTACTCTGACAAAACTTACAAAGTGAGATTCGTTTTTGTTCATCCTGTCAAAAAGACTTTGCTGTTTGTAAGCAGAATCAACACATCGAGGAAACAACACAAAcaaattcaatttttctaaatttacaGACAAACTCCACATGGATAGCACCAAATTCGAAACCATGGTATTATCAAATAATGTGCTGCATATCTTCCTGAACAGCACTGTTGGAGTCTGGGAATGTGACTTCTACAAATGTAACTAGGTTATTTggtaaaatttctttttaaataatcatGTAATAACAACCTACAATCAAGTACGCCATTTAGAAATGTCTAATATCGGATACACTATTCAACTTTTGATTACTTGAGACACACCATTACAGGGTAGGGTACAACCTCTGCTTTTGACCTAAGCTGCagtgtttgttttgcttttttattttaattcattgtgCTCTTTAGGAAAGCATTATAGCTCTAAAACTGAGCAACATTAAGAGTCTAAAAATATGTAGTGACTAACTGTTACTGTTCAACAAcaacatactatacataatagtaaaaatatgtgATAACGAAAAGAAAACCATCAAAATGATTGATCTCACCTCCATGGGAGTATTTTCATCCCAAACTGGTGACGGAGGAGACTTGAGGAGAGGGATGGCTCCGAATCTATGCAGCACAGGTAACAATGGTGCACTGGTCCCATGGCTACTAACTCTGTTATCAACctgtaaaacaacagttttattacCAAAACATAGTGTGCCAAAATTTTCCCTAATAATACAATTACTGACCTGTGTTGCAAAAGTTATTAGAAATTTACATAAGCAATGCAAGTGCTACCTTCTGTTGAAAACCTCAGAAATTTTCACTAGCAATATTAGTCAATTAACCTGTGTGTACAATGATAACTGCATTTTCCATTGAAATTTCATTCCAAATATAAAGCATACCTGTCGTTTCTAAGCAAATCTACAGGCTTATGTATTTAATGTTGCAGCCTTCCAAACAATTCATCAAATACCAACTGATATATAAGTAAACTAATCACTTCTCAGAACAATACTTTATAGACTGGggataaaaaactaataaaagctttACCTGATTGCGTCCAGAATCCCACAGCTGCAGCAGTAAGGTTATTATAGTGAGTAATGTTGAAAGAGTGGCACGCTGTAATGCCAAGTGAAGCAGAAGAGATAGCGCCATATGTCTATCACCTAAGGGAACTTTTGTAACACTACTGCTACCAGTACCTGCAAAAAACATAATCAgtctttgttaaaattttaagaGGAAAAacagatttatatgcaaatgcacatgagaaaaaatttacaggttttgtaacAATATTACATCATAGAATTATGACATAACACTGTACTAAAAAATACCTTTACAAAGGGAGTATGAATGTCAATTCATACTTACCTCCAGGAACTTGGCTAAGAACAACAGTTGTAAGGAATTTCTGCGATCTTTCCACAACATCAAGCCATACTGATGACACGGTAGATTCATCAAACAAGGTAGCTTCTGGGAGTGTTTCCAGGGCCTCTAAGGATTCCTGAAAAATCAATACTTTAATGATAGCATATTATAGTTTTTCCCAaccatttaattaattctttgccTGTTTTTTTACTGTTTCCTTCATTCTACCACTTTTCCATGCCTCAAGAAGCACATATTCCTTACAAACAACCTACCATTTATCAAGATGCACTCCTACCTGATTATTGCAATCTATCATTTAAGAGAGTGGTCTATCTCTTCCTAGATATGAGCATAAGCTTGCTGGCCTCATCGGCACTTGCATCTTTAAAAAAAGTAGTCTTCCAAACAACCTACCTGAAGTAGTTCTGTACACAAGTCTGCATCTTCACCAGACCTCCACGCTCTTCTAAGAAATGCAAATGCAAAATTGAGGGCAGCCCTTGACCCTACTCTTGCCAAGCCTAAGGTAGCCCTTTCAGATCCACCTCCTCTCCCTATACGTCCATCTCCCCACACACCAGACGTCTGAACTTTTTTCTTCCCTACGCTCTCCCCCGATTTTGTTTCTGGAGGTCTTGCTCTCTTCAGAGCAACTAAGTACCTGAAAAAGAAGATCTTTTAAAGGAAAGGTCAGCAAACCTGTTCCCAATGACAGAATATAAAGTTTGTTACCATAACCATTCACTGCCATCAGTTTCTTAAGATTAAATTTGTTGACATTGTGTTTATACACCAATTTAAGACAGGCCCTTAAACATATGCTTTGTAGTTTGATGTTTGccttaaaaaaaactatcaaaatttGCCCTCAAGTGTTAAAAGAATGGGTCTAAGGGagctattagaaaaaaatttgaagtaGATATCAACTCTTCGGCATATGTACCAAACGCCAGCAGGAAACAGGATACAAACTACAGAATCGTTCACTAGCCTAAGTCTCTGCTGTTGAAAACTCTTGACCCGACATTCCCTTATTCACATTTATTTTACGGAACCACTGTACATGAAATCTTTTTGCTCCCAGC of Macrobrachium nipponense isolate FS-2020 chromosome 33, ASM1510439v2, whole genome shotgun sequence contains these proteins:
- the LOC135202823 gene encoding E3 ubiquitin-protein ligase HERC2-like, which produces MASVCHSPGRSKECDSRRPVRYLVALKRARPPETKSGESVGKKKVQTSGVWGDGRIGRGGGSERATLGLARVGSRAALNFAFAFLRRAWRSGEDADLCTELLQESLEALETLPEATLFDESTVSSVWLDVVERSQKFLTTVVLSQVPGGTGSSSVTKVPLGDRHMALSLLLHLALQRATLSTLLTIITLLLQLWDSGRNQVDNRVSSHGTSAPLLPVLHRFGAIPLLKSPPSPVWDENTPMEVNPTECLLRYLELPEDEDISVDLEQAAVILLCHLDRLAAPHTPPLHSPHGRPTQGQEVLSWGWLAWSAASSPSRPLNYCDSLAELGIKSIACAERCLLILTQKGSLYSLYYNSETQCPQPVLGQPEEEIVKIATHPEGKHYLALTANGQVYSWGNGDGGRLGHGDSSSREEPTLIQELQGKTVASIACGSTYSAAITTQGELYTWGRGNYGRLGHGSSDDHSTPTLVSALKGERVLDVACGSGDAQTLAVTDSGSVYSWGDGDYGKLGRGGSDGSKVPKLIDKLQGQEICRVFCGAQFSLALSKSGALFTWGKGDNHRLGHNCEEHVRYPRQVKTLAGKKVVEVGVGCMHVVILTEDGEVYVWGRNDQAQLGDSPHAAVPEPSLLSALQGKSIIGIACGPSQTFAWSTKMSGLCPTNALCC